The Atribacterota bacterium genomic interval GGGGGCATATTAGTCCAACAAACCCGATTATACCCAAAAAAGCCACATTAACGGATATTAAAACTGCTGCTATAGATATACTTAATAGTCTTATTCTTTCAGTTTCAACACCCAGTGATTTTGCACTTTCCTCACCACTTTCCAATGCATTGTAATCCCATCGCTTATAAATAAAAAAAGTCAATGAAAAAATCATAACAATAGCCATTATGCCAACTTCTGTCCATAAAGGCCTTCCTAAGTCTCCAAAGGTCCAATAAACCATTGACGCCAATTGCAAATCATTGGCAAAATACTGTATAACCATGGTTCCTGCGGAGAACAGGGAACCCATGGCAATTCCAGCTAAAATCATCGCCTCAGGTGTAAATTTTCTTAACCTGGCTAATAATAATATTACTAAAGCTGCCAGCATGGCACCAGCAAATGCAAAAAAAGTAACTAAATAGGGGCTGTTTATAAATATCCTTCCACTACTTTCTGCCCCGCCAATACCAAATAATATTATGGCAAAAGCAGCCCCGAACATTGCTCCGTGGGATATTCCTATTGTATAAGGAGAAGCAAGGGGATTGCGAAGTGTACATTGCATAACAGCACCCGAAACAGCAAGAGAAATTCCTGCAATCAAAGCTGCAATAATTCTTGGTAAACGTATATTCAGGATAATTAAATTAGCCGTATCATCACCCTGCCCGATTAAAACATCGTAAATTTGTTTTGAGGATAATTGATATCCTCCTATAGATAATGAATAAAGGCTGAAGATGATTAAAAAAAACAACAGACTAATTCCAATTACTATTTTTTTTCTATTTAATTTTTCATATTTTTCAGTAATAGTTTTGGTCATAACGTATTGGCAGCAATGCCTTTCTCTTGATTCATTAATAATTTATAAAAGCCCCGAATCTCTCTTTTAGCTTATAATAAACACCTTCACCATT includes:
- a CDS encoding iron ABC transporter permease — its product is MTKTITEKYEKLNRKKIVIGISLLFFLIIFSLYSLSIGGYQLSSKQIYDVLIGQGDDTANLIILNIRLPRIIAALIAGISLAVSGAVMQCTLRNPLASPYTIGISHGAMFGAAFAIILFGIGGAESSGRIFINSPYLVTFFAFAGAMLAALVILLLARLRKFTPEAMILAGIAMGSLFSAGTMVIQYFANDLQLASMVYWTFGDLGRPLWTEVGIMAIVMIFSLTFFIYKRWDYNALESGEESAKSLGVETERIRLLSISIAAVLISVNVAFLGIIGFVGLICPHLVRILIGGDYRFLIPVSALFGAILLLVSDTIARTVISPIVLPVGILTSFMGAPLFLYLLIKMYK